The DNA region ACGTGGCCAATGGTGGTTCCGGCCGGCGCTATATAGGCTGGCTGCTCAGTCGCCCATGTCATTGCGCTGCCGCTGTCAATTCGCTGTCAAGGGTTGCGATAAAGCCATCCATCGTCGCTTCGCCCATGTCGACAGCTTTGGCCCCGCCGCCTGCAACGATTGTAACGTTCTCGATTCCGATCACGCCCAGGATCAGTTTGAGATACTGCGGAGCGATCGCGCGATCCGCGATGGGGGACCCTTCAGAGTAAATGCCGCCCGACGCGATCAGCACAGTCGCCTTCTTGCCGGTGAGAAGACCTTTTCCATCCATGCCCAGTGTGATGCCCTTGCGGACAATGTGATCAATCCACGCCTTCAGCAGGGCCGGCACGTTGTAATTATAGACCGGCGTACCGATAACGAGCTCATCGGCGTTCAGCAACTCGGCGACCAGTTCGTCCGACAGGGCCAGTGCCTGCTTCATCGCATCGGTATGTTGATCCGGTGGCGTGAAGTAGGCTTCAAGCCACGGGGCTGTGACGAACTCCAAACCGGTTCCGGTCAGATCGCGCTGAACGACTGCGCTATCGGCATGGGCGGCTTTCCATTTGGCGACGAATGTCTTGGTTATGTTCCGAGAGATCGAGGCCGCCCCGCGCGGGCTGGTTTCGACAACAAGAAGTTTGGGCATGTATGGACTCCGATATGTTTGGTTATGCGCGCAACCGAGAGATCGCGCGCGATTTGCGCCAACATCACGAAGTTCTCTCTTCCGAAAAACTGATAAAAAGGTGATAAAGATCATCATCTGGAGTGATGTTTTGTGATTGGCAAATTGACCCTCGATCAATTGCGCGTGCTCGTGGCTGTCGCCGATACCGGCAGCTTTACGGCCGCCAGCCAGGCTGTCGGACGGGCGCAATCGGCGGTAAGTCAGATGATGGCCGCGCTGGAAAACGCGCAAGGTGTCCAGCTGTTTGATCGGTCTTCCTACAGGCCCATGCTGACCGAGGCTGGACGTGTTCTGGTTGCCCAAGCGCGCACGACGCTGGCGGGGGCCTCCCGT from Jannaschia sp. CCS1 includes:
- a CDS encoding FMN-dependent NADH-azoreductase, producing the protein MPKLLVVETSPRGAASISRNITKTFVAKWKAAHADSAVVQRDLTGTGLEFVTAPWLEAYFTPPDQHTDAMKQALALSDELVAELLNADELVIGTPVYNYNVPALLKAWIDHIVRKGITLGMDGKGLLTGKKATVLIASGGIYSEGSPIADRAIAPQYLKLILGVIGIENVTIVAGGGAKAVDMGEATMDGFIATLDSELTAAAQ